A stretch of Myxococcus hansupus DNA encodes these proteins:
- a CDS encoding S8 family peptidase: MFDPNPFESPKLRTIDVILEEGCGACDLEKAVAELVGAEPWDIRPVPLEPSGREFDLIPQAPVSPERAWELTYALQKRPCVKDADPNFEAIYAEEDVALNEMTSSVPPSTKMRLETPRSGEFTEDDCDWSVRFVKAQDAWDLPDSIGRQGDGIRIGHPDSGYQAHAELGPNFNPALGWDFVDNDSTTENAGGGHGLSTASVISSPHDFATASTGDAPQRFVAGIAPKAEIIPLRVAKPTGFIPAPVLFNVGVDRLRDAIWFAIHRQVHVISISLGWIPNAGLHRAIQHAVRENIIVIAAAGNYTGPIVVWPAAYDEVVAMAACNARATPWTYSARGSAVDATGPGENVWTAQPENKVAKSSGTSHATATVAGIAALWLAHHGRDNLLARYQGGPPLAQVFRHVLRATCDSWPASKESWGAGLVNAKACLQHRLPAVSELAPLGTKDSGKKAADALTDTFSDLPKPVVQNRLAMTLGVDEQKAARIDAEYGRELRFWALTQPAFRHALQDEAPPTLRLNASRSMEEAALPPFSPSLKAVLR, translated from the coding sequence ATGTTCGATCCCAATCCGTTCGAGTCTCCGAAGCTCCGAACCATTGACGTCATCCTCGAAGAGGGATGTGGCGCATGCGACCTGGAGAAGGCCGTCGCCGAACTCGTCGGTGCAGAGCCGTGGGACATTCGCCCGGTGCCGCTCGAACCCAGTGGCCGCGAGTTCGATCTCATCCCACAGGCCCCCGTTTCACCGGAGCGTGCCTGGGAGCTGACGTATGCGCTTCAGAAGCGTCCTTGCGTAAAGGATGCCGATCCGAACTTCGAGGCGATCTACGCGGAGGAGGATGTCGCCCTGAACGAAATGACTTCGAGCGTTCCGCCTTCCACCAAGATGCGACTGGAGACGCCTCGGAGCGGGGAGTTCACTGAAGACGATTGCGACTGGAGCGTGAGGTTCGTGAAGGCCCAAGACGCCTGGGACCTCCCCGACAGCATCGGACGACAGGGAGACGGCATCCGGATTGGCCACCCCGATAGCGGTTATCAGGCGCACGCCGAACTGGGACCGAACTTCAATCCAGCGCTGGGCTGGGACTTCGTCGACAATGACAGCACGACGGAGAACGCCGGTGGTGGCCACGGGCTGAGCACCGCCAGCGTCATCTCGAGCCCCCATGACTTCGCCACGGCATCCACGGGTGATGCCCCCCAACGCTTCGTGGCAGGCATCGCACCGAAGGCCGAGATCATCCCGCTGCGGGTCGCGAAGCCCACGGGATTCATTCCGGCGCCGGTGCTGTTCAACGTCGGAGTCGACCGGCTGCGAGATGCGATCTGGTTCGCCATCCACCGGCAAGTCCACGTCATCAGCATCAGCCTGGGATGGATTCCCAACGCCGGACTGCACCGCGCCATCCAGCACGCGGTGCGTGAGAACATCATCGTCATCGCCGCGGCCGGGAACTACACGGGCCCCATCGTCGTCTGGCCCGCGGCGTACGACGAAGTGGTGGCCATGGCCGCCTGCAACGCGCGCGCGACGCCCTGGACATACTCCGCGCGGGGCAGCGCGGTAGACGCCACCGGCCCGGGTGAGAACGTCTGGACCGCGCAGCCCGAGAACAAGGTCGCGAAAAGCAGCGGCACCTCGCACGCAACGGCCACCGTGGCGGGCATCGCCGCGCTCTGGCTCGCCCATCACGGCCGTGACAACCTGCTCGCGCGATACCAAGGAGGCCCGCCACTCGCCCAGGTGTTCCGCCACGTGCTGCGCGCGACCTGCGATAGCTGGCCCGCGAGCAAGGAGTCGTGGGGCGCCGGACTGGTCAATGCGAAGGCCTGCCTCCAGCATCGCCTCCCTGCCGTGAGCGAACTGGCGCCACTTGGCACGAAGGACTCCGGCAAGAAGGCCGCCGATGCCTTGACGGACACTTTCAGCGATCTACCGAAACCCGTCGTTCAGAATCGCCTGGCGATGACCTTGGGCGTCGACGAGCAGAAAGCGGCGCGAATCGATGCTGAGTACGGACGCGAGCTGAGGTTCTGGGCGCTCACCCAGCCAGCCTTTCGCCACGCGCTTCAAGACGAAGCGCCCCCGACGCTGCGGCTCAATGCGTCCAGGTCCATGGAGGAAGCCGCCCTTCCCCCCTTCTCTCCAAGCCTCAAGGCGGTACTTCGCTGA
- a CDS encoding protein kinase domain-containing protein has translation MSAARALARKHLDGFDQNRPISYEALCLKLGDCQSLWELKESPERDSSLKSLAQAHGARTDEKVRNAIALLNQVLHKVLVSPPNARPVVQAGAASAPAAQPHPRPALAELPAAPIVPSVSGGAALAVPRQAPQVVVLPAVVGTVVETSARRLEIALPVPKYQEQRLEALRAAARPAWGQVAQAWDVLCQNQSSWMEQPFSAKSQEGRSGAVKTLLQALQKLVAFDVEPELLRTREANVARILQVMGLRDADAIPGDLVEAFNARSELSELVAVAQSLERIEQAGLPSWVWPRALQTPTHGSRARMFMALVAEPDVCGEMLQCVAWVETQQEEVRRLSQGVPMPNGVTGSWLEQLQGAVELRARAAEVEAKWLPRIEVLRSRLSAEVCHSMHAQIGMPQTWARIEQAEALFQRADALSPRLHSNAAAELMAALAMIPTDSESILSDVEGAVRSPLAGLLPALASLEAVRRLASFSPSHPVEPAPTPARMAKVKELRHPLSRKVGLTATTYASDLLWQPPVLGEPYGRVSLPVRVVLESPAPAQLEVRLKVELTGDLRDTPAAWLEDLSQQEFLIPKGAETHDLEVVIPIVRARAEPLSIGRRNLTVRFHLASPELIWPFGPSGKELNWQGLQLDPVFFESPFHDNIPVEVMESRPLGVEGCFQDLLREVQGGNRSFYICGPRRYGKTTLLKGLLERAQTFQDVVVLPLIVATEYPDIASLWNAVAEQLSTRFNRPVKMELEDGILPTVDAFQQVREEAARQGDGKRPIRAIYIVLDEAQAFFSLAAARSGHPYLLGERLKARLEHSWGIAGEGRAAIKLGLVGQLHMRKLMGANLLAAIPAAFEASSLKEEDLLPLLRSFAAGGLQSSSEARASLAALAGNLFILNRLLQAVLSICHGAKRAWFIEQDVNRAAEQIVRNYQEGAADVWTYVRDVLNESDNLNDWRPSETYPVALAWAKALSTGDTAVRDRALASLRQWAGDIEISPERVDACIQTLRDAQVLREDGAVQLPMLERFLQVRAARPQPLSEPREREALSRLGLPRIERPSEGLTAGERTFEGSQARVYPATEGGREVAVRCVKLDSEKAHQRFQGEVRLLQRLSRLSQQENHQVLRALPHMLRVGIDAQDSHLGVVVYEWIRGESLMPESLSELATLAVGTRLVAVLQTLEKLQVVHRDIKPENILIRVEDRKPVLIDFGLARAVAELQRGGPTFVGSPDFVPPEVVAGQTWTSCADLYSLGKTLKVCLAPSVSAPRLKAFLAEMTAHRPQARPSLERAAQFFVAEDVRAREDAHRSGMVKEVQDQGARLSGRYQHLLARAQGDIWACRHGLIGRVESKLACVAEFLENIFEVYVAEQHPHLRNELNTEKISLNGVGRHAQREHLPDAVRPFVCVQAQAVGVLRNASAHGARFDEILKSAYRCLGRQTVFGMGEPALLRGAVDHVAVLLERTGCVPGLQDLLRFWLSPATAPV, from the coding sequence ATGTCCGCAGCGCGTGCTCTGGCCAGGAAGCACCTCGATGGCTTCGATCAGAATCGCCCAATCTCGTACGAAGCGCTTTGTCTGAAGCTCGGTGACTGCCAGTCCCTGTGGGAATTGAAGGAGTCGCCTGAGCGCGACAGCTCGCTCAAGTCATTGGCTCAGGCGCACGGCGCTCGTACGGACGAGAAGGTCCGCAACGCCATCGCGCTCCTCAATCAGGTCCTTCACAAGGTGTTGGTGTCCCCGCCCAACGCCAGGCCTGTTGTGCAGGCGGGGGCGGCTTCAGCGCCTGCTGCACAACCGCATCCGCGGCCAGCACTCGCGGAATTGCCCGCTGCTCCGATCGTGCCATCCGTCAGCGGGGGCGCCGCTCTGGCGGTGCCCAGGCAGGCTCCGCAGGTCGTCGTGTTGCCCGCGGTCGTTGGCACCGTCGTAGAGACCTCGGCAAGGAGGCTGGAGATTGCCTTGCCCGTTCCCAAGTACCAAGAACAACGCCTGGAGGCGCTTAGGGCCGCGGCCCGCCCAGCGTGGGGGCAGGTGGCCCAGGCCTGGGATGTGCTGTGCCAGAACCAGTCCTCCTGGATGGAGCAGCCCTTCTCCGCGAAGAGCCAAGAAGGTCGTAGCGGTGCCGTGAAGACCCTTTTGCAGGCGCTCCAGAAGCTTGTGGCGTTCGACGTTGAGCCCGAGCTCCTCAGGACCCGTGAGGCGAACGTTGCACGCATCCTTCAGGTGATGGGGCTGAGGGATGCGGATGCGATTCCGGGGGACCTCGTAGAGGCGTTCAATGCGCGTTCGGAGCTGAGCGAGCTTGTCGCGGTGGCACAGTCGCTGGAGCGCATTGAGCAAGCGGGCCTGCCGAGTTGGGTCTGGCCTCGCGCACTCCAGACTCCGACGCACGGTTCTCGTGCGCGGATGTTCATGGCCCTTGTTGCTGAGCCCGATGTCTGCGGTGAGATGTTGCAGTGCGTGGCGTGGGTGGAGACCCAACAGGAAGAAGTTCGACGCCTGAGCCAAGGGGTTCCCATGCCCAATGGCGTCACGGGCTCATGGTTGGAGCAGCTTCAGGGGGCCGTGGAGCTGCGCGCTCGCGCTGCGGAGGTGGAAGCGAAGTGGCTTCCGCGGATCGAGGTGCTTCGCAGCCGCCTGAGTGCTGAGGTTTGCCACTCAATGCACGCTCAAATCGGAATGCCTCAGACCTGGGCCCGGATTGAGCAGGCAGAGGCGCTATTTCAACGGGCCGACGCGCTCTCGCCCCGGCTGCATTCGAATGCAGCAGCCGAGTTGATGGCTGCCTTGGCGATGATTCCGACCGACTCAGAATCCATCCTTTCGGACGTAGAGGGTGCGGTGCGAAGTCCTCTGGCGGGTTTGCTTCCGGCGCTGGCGAGCCTTGAAGCGGTGCGCAGGCTCGCTTCATTTTCTCCAAGTCACCCCGTGGAGCCTGCGCCTACTCCGGCGCGCATGGCCAAGGTGAAGGAGCTGCGCCACCCACTCTCGCGCAAAGTGGGGTTGACCGCGACCACCTACGCATCGGACCTGCTGTGGCAGCCTCCCGTGCTGGGTGAGCCCTATGGTCGGGTGAGTCTTCCGGTGCGTGTGGTGCTCGAAAGCCCCGCTCCCGCACAGCTCGAGGTCAGGTTGAAGGTGGAGCTGACGGGCGACCTGCGTGATACGCCGGCCGCATGGCTGGAGGACCTCTCTCAGCAGGAGTTCCTCATCCCGAAGGGGGCGGAGACGCACGACCTGGAGGTGGTCATTCCTATCGTGCGCGCGCGCGCCGAGCCGCTCTCCATCGGCCGTAGGAACCTCACCGTCAGATTCCACCTCGCCTCGCCTGAGCTGATCTGGCCGTTCGGCCCGAGTGGCAAGGAACTCAATTGGCAGGGGCTGCAGCTCGATCCGGTGTTCTTCGAGTCGCCCTTTCACGACAACATTCCCGTTGAGGTGATGGAGTCGCGCCCGTTGGGGGTGGAGGGTTGCTTCCAGGACTTGCTGCGCGAGGTCCAAGGTGGAAACCGCTCCTTCTACATTTGTGGTCCCCGGCGCTACGGGAAGACCACGCTGCTCAAGGGGCTGTTGGAACGGGCGCAGACGTTTCAGGATGTCGTGGTTCTTCCGCTCATCGTCGCCACCGAGTACCCGGACATTGCTTCCCTCTGGAACGCAGTGGCCGAGCAGCTTTCGACGCGCTTCAACCGGCCCGTGAAGATGGAGCTGGAGGACGGCATTCTTCCGACCGTGGACGCCTTTCAGCAGGTGCGTGAAGAGGCGGCCAGGCAGGGTGACGGCAAGCGGCCCATCCGCGCCATCTACATCGTCCTGGATGAAGCTCAGGCCTTCTTCTCCCTGGCCGCCGCGCGAAGCGGTCACCCGTATTTGCTGGGCGAGCGACTGAAGGCCCGGCTTGAGCACTCCTGGGGAATCGCAGGTGAGGGGAGAGCGGCCATCAAGCTTGGGCTTGTCGGCCAACTTCACATGCGCAAGTTGATGGGCGCAAACCTGCTTGCCGCCATCCCCGCGGCCTTCGAGGCCTCGTCACTCAAGGAGGAAGATCTGCTTCCCCTGCTGCGCTCCTTCGCCGCTGGGGGATTGCAGAGTTCATCCGAGGCTCGGGCGAGCCTTGCCGCGCTCGCTGGCAACCTGTTTATTCTCAACCGGTTGCTTCAGGCCGTACTGAGTATCTGCCACGGCGCCAAGCGCGCCTGGTTCATCGAGCAAGATGTGAACCGGGCCGCCGAGCAGATCGTGAGGAACTATCAGGAAGGCGCGGCGGACGTGTGGACGTATGTCCGTGATGTGCTCAATGAGAGCGACAACCTCAACGATTGGAGACCCAGCGAGACCTACCCCGTGGCTTTGGCATGGGCAAAGGCACTCTCCACGGGCGATACCGCCGTCCGAGATCGCGCGCTTGCTTCGCTTCGTCAGTGGGCGGGTGACATCGAGATCTCCCCAGAGCGGGTGGATGCGTGCATCCAGACGCTCCGCGACGCGCAGGTGCTTCGTGAGGATGGCGCCGTTCAACTGCCCATGCTCGAGCGCTTCTTGCAGGTGCGTGCTGCCCGGCCCCAGCCGCTCAGCGAGCCTCGTGAACGCGAAGCCCTCAGTCGGCTGGGGCTTCCTCGCATTGAGCGTCCCAGCGAGGGTCTGACCGCTGGCGAAAGGACGTTCGAAGGGAGCCAGGCGCGCGTCTATCCCGCGACGGAAGGTGGCCGCGAGGTGGCGGTTCGCTGCGTGAAGTTGGACAGCGAAAAGGCCCACCAGCGCTTCCAGGGTGAAGTGCGACTGTTGCAGCGGCTCTCACGGCTCTCCCAGCAGGAGAACCACCAGGTGCTTCGCGCGCTCCCGCACATGTTGCGGGTGGGCATCGACGCGCAGGACTCTCACCTCGGGGTGGTTGTCTACGAGTGGATTCGTGGCGAGTCGCTGATGCCCGAGTCGCTTTCCGAGTTGGCCACGCTTGCGGTCGGCACGCGTCTGGTGGCCGTCCTTCAGACGCTCGAAAAACTCCAGGTGGTTCACCGGGACATCAAGCCCGAGAACATCCTCATTCGCGTGGAGGACAGGAAACCGGTCCTCATCGACTTTGGATTGGCGCGAGCCGTGGCGGAGTTGCAGCGGGGAGGGCCTACGTTCGTGGGCTCACCGGATTTCGTGCCACCGGAAGTCGTCGCGGGACAGACCTGGACATCGTGTGCAGACCTCTATTCGCTCGGGAAGACGCTCAAGGTGTGTTTGGCGCCTTCGGTCTCCGCGCCTCGTTTGAAGGCGTTCCTGGCGGAAATGACGGCGCATCGCCCCCAGGCGAGACCTTCGCTCGAACGGGCCGCTCAATTCTTCGTCGCCGAGGACGTGCGTGCCCGGGAGGACGCTCACCGAAGCGGAATGGTGAAGGAGGTTCAGGACCAAGGCGCGAGGCTTTCGGGCAGATACCAGCACCTGCTGGCGCGTGCGCAAGGCGATATCTGGGCGTGTCGGCACGGGCTCATCGGTCGGGTCGAGTCCAAGCTCGCTTGCGTCGCGGAGTTCCTTGAGAACATCTTCGAGGTCTACGTCGCGGAGCAGCACCCACACCTGCGCAATGAATTGAACACCGAGAAGATCTCGCTGAACGGGGTAGGCCGGCATGCCCAGCGGGAACATCTTCCGGATGCAGTGCGCCCATTCGTGTGTGTGCAGGCGCAGGCGGTGGGTGTCCTGCGGAACGCCAGCGCACACGGGGCCCGCTTCGATGAGATCCTCAAAAGCGCCTATCGGTGTCTGGGAAGGCAAACCGTCTTTGGCATGGGGGAGCCCGCCTTGCTTCGAGGCGCCGTGGACCACGTGGCTGTGTTGCTGGAACGCACCGGGTGCGTTCCAGGTCTGCAAGACCTGCTGCGGTTCTGGCTGTCGCCGGCCACGGCGCCGGTCTGA
- the pheT gene encoding phenylalanine--tRNA ligase subunit beta, producing MKISVKWLGDYVALPPSVDELARKLTAAGLEIEGMERPAEGLRGVVVAQIKESVQHPNADKLSVTQVDIGGTALLQVVCGAKNFKVGDKVPLATVGAKLPNGMDIKQAALRGVDSFGMLCSSKELGLSEESSGLLILPADTRVGLPIAEAVGLDDVVLEVNVTPNRPDALSHLGVAREVSVVTGSALKVPQPQPPESGTPAAEQVKVSVDAPDRCPRYVARVVENVTIGPSPQWMQDRLKAAGVRAINNVVDVTNYVNLEYGQPLHAFDLEKLAGQEIVVRPATRGEKLKTLDGKDRVLDVDDLVIADKDRAQAIAGVMGGGDSEVTEGTKRLVLESANFQGSSVRRSSKRHGLHTEASHRFERGADLDAVVPAIDRAAQLIAELAGGTVAPGRVDVYPAPKPPRKVTLRFARVEQVLGVAVAEKEVRRILEALGFKQVEEGTGQATYEVPRARVDVEREEDLLEEVARIYGYDNIPATLPRGLATLAPEPAHSEAERRMRQALAGAGFDEVVNYSFVAPRSLEVLGGAEKPVALLNPLSVEQSVMRTSLLPGLLENLSRSVRHQVEAVALYETGRAYFQDAEGGQGQRPAAREVPRVAGLVWGLRGGGRSWTHKDARADFYDAKAAVEGLLGALRVDGVTYSPEGPAAYHPKAVARVKAADGTVLGHVGEVHPRVVKALGLPDGVFVFELDTDALYAAAKLVPAYRSLPRFPAVLRDLAVVVPLELPNDEVRRVILEVGRPLVEEAQVFDVYTGEQIPQGRKNLAYALRYRSPERTLTDVEVNEAHQRIVDEVKQRLGAALRA from the coding sequence GTGAAGATTTCGGTGAAGTGGCTGGGCGATTACGTGGCGCTGCCGCCGTCCGTGGACGAGCTGGCGCGCAAGCTGACCGCCGCGGGCCTTGAGATTGAAGGCATGGAGCGCCCCGCGGAAGGCCTGCGCGGCGTGGTGGTGGCGCAAATCAAGGAGTCCGTGCAGCACCCCAACGCGGACAAGCTGTCCGTCACGCAGGTGGACATCGGCGGGACGGCGCTGCTCCAGGTGGTGTGCGGCGCGAAGAACTTCAAGGTGGGCGACAAGGTGCCGCTGGCCACCGTGGGGGCGAAGCTGCCCAACGGGATGGACATCAAGCAGGCGGCGCTGCGCGGCGTGGACAGCTTCGGCATGCTCTGCTCGTCCAAGGAGCTGGGCCTGAGCGAGGAGTCCAGCGGCCTGCTCATCCTCCCGGCGGACACGCGCGTGGGCCTGCCCATCGCGGAGGCCGTGGGGCTGGATGACGTGGTGCTGGAGGTCAACGTCACGCCGAACCGGCCGGACGCGCTGAGCCACCTGGGCGTGGCGCGCGAGGTGAGCGTGGTGACGGGCTCCGCGCTGAAGGTGCCCCAGCCCCAGCCGCCCGAGTCGGGCACGCCCGCGGCCGAGCAGGTGAAGGTGAGCGTGGACGCCCCGGACCGCTGCCCGCGCTACGTGGCGCGCGTGGTGGAGAATGTGACGATTGGCCCGTCTCCGCAGTGGATGCAGGACCGGCTGAAGGCGGCCGGGGTGCGCGCCATCAACAACGTGGTGGACGTCACCAACTACGTGAATCTGGAGTACGGGCAGCCGCTGCACGCCTTCGACCTGGAGAAGCTGGCCGGGCAGGAGATTGTCGTCCGCCCGGCGACGCGCGGCGAGAAGCTCAAGACGCTGGACGGCAAGGACCGCGTGCTGGACGTGGATGACCTGGTCATCGCGGACAAGGACCGGGCGCAGGCCATCGCTGGGGTCATGGGCGGCGGCGACAGCGAGGTGACGGAGGGCACGAAGCGGCTGGTGCTCGAGTCCGCGAACTTCCAGGGCTCCTCGGTGCGGCGTTCGTCGAAGCGGCACGGGCTGCACACGGAGGCGTCGCACCGCTTCGAGCGCGGCGCGGACCTGGACGCGGTGGTGCCGGCGATTGACCGGGCCGCGCAGCTCATCGCGGAGCTGGCGGGGGGCACGGTGGCCCCGGGCCGCGTGGACGTGTACCCGGCGCCGAAGCCGCCTCGGAAGGTGACGCTGCGCTTCGCCCGAGTCGAGCAGGTGCTGGGCGTGGCCGTGGCGGAGAAGGAGGTCCGCCGCATCCTGGAGGCCCTGGGCTTCAAGCAGGTGGAGGAGGGGACGGGGCAGGCGACGTACGAGGTGCCTCGGGCCCGCGTGGACGTGGAGCGTGAGGAGGACCTGCTGGAGGAGGTCGCGCGCATCTATGGCTACGACAACATCCCGGCGACGCTGCCGCGCGGTCTGGCCACGCTGGCGCCGGAGCCCGCGCACTCGGAAGCCGAGCGCCGCATGCGCCAGGCGCTGGCCGGGGCGGGATTCGACGAGGTGGTGAACTACTCGTTCGTCGCGCCGCGCAGCCTGGAGGTGCTGGGGGGCGCGGAGAAGCCGGTGGCGCTGCTCAACCCGCTGAGCGTCGAGCAGTCGGTGATGCGCACCAGCCTGCTTCCGGGGCTGCTGGAGAACCTGTCCCGCAGCGTGCGGCACCAGGTGGAGGCGGTGGCCCTCTATGAGACGGGTCGGGCCTACTTCCAGGACGCGGAGGGCGGGCAGGGGCAGCGGCCCGCGGCGCGCGAGGTGCCTCGCGTGGCCGGTCTGGTGTGGGGCCTGCGCGGTGGCGGCCGGAGCTGGACGCACAAGGACGCGCGGGCGGACTTCTACGACGCGAAGGCGGCGGTGGAGGGGCTGCTGGGTGCGCTCCGCGTAGACGGCGTGACGTATTCGCCCGAGGGGCCGGCGGCGTACCACCCGAAGGCCGTGGCGCGGGTGAAGGCGGCGGACGGCACGGTGCTGGGCCATGTGGGCGAGGTGCATCCCCGGGTGGTGAAGGCGCTGGGCCTGCCGGACGGGGTGTTCGTGTTCGAACTGGACACGGACGCGCTGTACGCGGCGGCGAAGCTGGTGCCGGCGTACCGCTCCCTGCCGAGGTTCCCGGCGGTGCTGCGCGACCTGGCGGTGGTGGTGCCGCTGGAGCTGCCCAACGACGAGGTGCGGCGGGTGATCCTGGAGGTCGGCCGACCGTTGGTGGAGGAGGCTCAGGTGTTCGACGTGTACACCGGTGAGCAGATTCCCCAGGGTCGGAAGAACCTGGCCTATGCGCTGCGGTATCGCTCGCCCGAGCGGACGCTGACCGACGTGGAGGTCAACGAGGCGCACCAGCGCATCGTGGACGAGGTGAAGCAGCGGCTGGGGGCAGCCTTGCGCGCCTGA
- the pheS gene encoding phenylalanine--tRNA ligase subunit alpha produces the protein MRDRLLALAESARREIGGASELSAVEALRVRYLGKKGELSGVLGGMGKLPPDERRSLGEVANSVKAELEKLLAEAVERAEAAALEAQLQGPGLDVTLPGRGVALGSRHPVSRTMEEIVRTFSRLGFDVASGPEIELDYFNFEALNLPKDHPARDMQDTFYVDEATLGHAKKADSSALLRTHTSPVQVRYMLNRKPPIRAVMPGRVYRRDSDLTHTPMFHQVEGLLVDKGVTFAELKGSLAAFVTAFFGSDTRTRFRPSFFPFTEPSAEVDITCTNCSGKGCRICKQTGWLEVLGSGMVHPNVFTSAGYDPNEVTGYAFGMGVERIAMLRYRIDDLRMMFENDARFLEQF, from the coding sequence ATGCGGGATCGGTTGCTGGCGCTCGCGGAGTCCGCGAGGCGGGAGATTGGCGGCGCGTCGGAGCTGTCCGCGGTGGAAGCACTGCGGGTCCGCTACCTGGGCAAGAAGGGCGAGCTGTCCGGCGTGCTGGGCGGCATGGGCAAGCTGCCCCCGGATGAGCGGCGCTCGCTGGGCGAGGTGGCCAACAGCGTCAAGGCGGAGCTGGAGAAGCTGCTCGCCGAGGCCGTGGAGCGCGCCGAGGCGGCCGCGCTGGAGGCCCAGCTTCAGGGCCCGGGCCTGGACGTGACGCTGCCAGGACGCGGCGTGGCGCTGGGCAGCCGGCACCCCGTGTCGCGGACGATGGAGGAGATTGTCCGGACCTTCTCGCGGCTCGGCTTCGACGTGGCCAGCGGCCCGGAAATCGAGCTGGACTACTTCAACTTCGAGGCGCTGAACCTGCCGAAGGACCACCCCGCGCGGGACATGCAGGACACCTTCTACGTGGACGAGGCCACCCTGGGCCACGCGAAGAAGGCGGACAGCTCCGCGCTGCTGCGCACGCACACGTCCCCGGTGCAGGTGCGGTACATGCTCAACCGCAAGCCGCCCATCCGCGCGGTGATGCCGGGCCGGGTGTACCGGCGCGACTCGGACCTGACGCACACGCCGATGTTCCACCAGGTGGAAGGCCTGCTGGTGGACAAGGGCGTGACGTTCGCCGAGCTGAAGGGCTCGCTGGCGGCGTTCGTGACGGCGTTCTTCGGCTCGGACACGCGCACGCGCTTCCGCCCGTCCTTCTTCCCCTTCACGGAGCCCTCCGCCGAGGTGGACATCACCTGCACCAACTGCAGCGGGAAGGGTTGCCGCATCTGCAAGCAGACGGGGTGGTTGGAGGTGCTGGGCAGCGGCATGGTGCACCCCAACGTCTTCACGTCCGCCGGGTATGACCCGAACGAGGTGACGGGCTACGCGTTCGGCATGGGCGTGGAGCGCATCGCGATGCTGCGCTACCGCATCGACGACCTGCGGATGATGTTCGAGAACGACGCGCGCTTCCTCGAGCAGTTCTGA
- the rplT gene encoding 50S ribosomal protein L20, with the protein MRVKKGVKARRRRNRILKLAKGFRGRRKNCYKRANQAVERALDYASRDRMQRKRDFRRLWIVRINAAARTVGLSYSKLIAGLAKAKIGLDRKVLSDMAIADPSGFTAVANIAKAA; encoded by the coding sequence ATGCGCGTTAAGAAGGGCGTCAAGGCCCGTCGTCGTCGTAATCGGATTTTGAAGCTGGCCAAGGGTTTCCGCGGCCGTCGGAAGAACTGCTACAAGCGCGCCAACCAGGCGGTTGAGCGGGCGCTGGACTACGCCAGCCGCGACCGCATGCAGCGCAAGCGGGACTTCCGTCGCCTGTGGATCGTCCGCATCAACGCGGCGGCCCGCACGGTCGGCCTGTCCTACTCGAAGCTGATCGCGGGCCTCGCGAAGGCGAAGATCGGCCTGGACCGCAAGGTTCTGTCCGACATGGCCATCGCGGATCCCTCGGGCTTTACGGCCGTCGCCAACATCGCGAAGGCGGCCTGA
- the rpmI gene encoding 50S ribosomal protein L35, whose translation MPKLKTRSSAKKRFEVKKSGKVKYGKAFAKHLFTFSKTPKSKRSGRGTGHLRDMDAKKVIKEMFPYGG comes from the coding sequence ATGCCGAAGTTGAAGACCCGCAGCAGCGCGAAGAAGCGCTTTGAAGTGAAGAAGAGCGGCAAGGTCAAGTACGGCAAGGCCTTCGCGAAGCACCTCTTCACGTTCTCGAAGACGCCGAAGTCCAAGCGCAGCGGCCGCGGCACCGGCCATCTTCGCGACATGGACGCGAAGAAGGTCATCAAGGAGATGTTCCCCTACGGGGGCTGA